A stretch of the Thiomicrorhabdus xiamenensis genome encodes the following:
- a CDS encoding acetyl-CoA carboxylase carboxyltransferase subunit alpha, with product MKLDFLDFEQPIAELEAKIEELRHLESDDMDLVHEISALEEKSTKLTQSIFSKLSDVQISKLCRHPQRPYALDYIPRIFTEFKELHGDRAFADDEAIVGGLARIDGQSVMVIAQEKGRDTKEKIRRNFGMPRPEGYRKALRLMKMAERFNLPILTFIDTPGAYPGINAEERGQSEAIARNLIEMAELKVPVICTVIGEGGSGGALAIGVGDVTMMMQYTTYSVISPEGCASILWKNAANAADAAEALGITATRLKELGLVDEIIEEPLGGAHRNYDKAAESLKSAILSQLANLKTRSIDDLLGSRYERYMNYGNFEG from the coding sequence ATGAAGTTAGATTTTTTGGATTTTGAACAGCCTATCGCTGAACTGGAAGCAAAGATCGAAGAATTGCGTCACTTGGAAAGCGACGATATGGATCTGGTGCATGAGATTTCGGCGTTGGAAGAGAAAAGCACAAAATTGACGCAATCTATTTTCAGCAAACTCAGTGATGTTCAGATCTCGAAGCTCTGCAGACATCCGCAGCGTCCTTATGCGCTGGATTATATTCCGCGTATCTTTACTGAATTCAAAGAACTGCACGGTGACCGCGCTTTTGCCGATGACGAAGCAATTGTCGGCGGTCTGGCAAGAATTGACGGCCAATCGGTAATGGTAATTGCGCAGGAGAAAGGGCGTGATACCAAAGAGAAGATTCGCCGCAACTTTGGTATGCCTCGTCCAGAAGGTTACCGCAAAGCGCTTCGCCTGATGAAAATGGCGGAACGATTCAATCTTCCGATCTTGACATTCATCGACACTCCGGGAGCATACCCTGGGATCAATGCCGAAGAACGCGGTCAAAGTGAAGCGATTGCCCGCAATCTGATCGAAATGGCGGAACTTAAAGTTCCGGTTATCTGTACGGTTATCGGAGAAGGCGGTTCCGGTGGTGCTTTGGCAATCGGTGTCGGCGACGTCACTATGATGATGCAGTATACGACTTACTCGGTTATTTCACCTGAGGGGTGTGCGTCAATTCTTTGGAAGAATGCCGCTAATGCAGCCGATGCCGCGGAAGCGCTTGGTATTACCGCTACGCGTCTTAAAGAACTGGGGCTGGTCGATGAAATTATCGAAGAACCTCTGGGTGGGGCGCATCGCAATTATGACAAAGCGGCGGAAAGCCTGAAATCTGCAATTCTGTCACAGTTGGCTAATCTCAAAACGCGTTCGATTGACGATCTTCTCGGCAGTCGCTACGAGCGTTATATGAATTATGGAAACTTTGAAGGTTAA
- the tilS gene encoding tRNA lysidine(34) synthetase TilS — protein MSDYPAASYYCIHNANLSDESLLHDDRGSISAAFSQSVHSLLRKTDLTSPSLVVALSGGLDSAVLLHLCSQLSIPCRAVHINHQLQSHSSGWQAFCRDLCRQWSIPFKSINVCITSRNRQGLEAVARQARYQALFSDLAENEVLLTAHHENDQAETFLLNSLRQTGIGGLSAMPEIQRKRQKWLLRPLLTFSRNDLSAYAKVENLQWIEDPSNADLMFRRNWLRRKIVPELQQEVPGAVHNLAETAKNAQESQDLLERLARLQLQPELATALYLEKHPELDWPEHKNLVQYWLKHLAGNKILVNRVHFAWLEQYWYRPFTGKNHRLAYKLPQGLEFRIYKDRLYLLKEPETKAFNASVFSAALLSPGTKVESRWCFWGSGQLNRAPQVADIRPLSEVKTHSAFPFSKKDLKNFFQEQKIPYWERIDWPVLVSREYMHESNSDENGFSVLGLRKSSGDNCNLGGFDQVALWQWLGLLSEGMEIPLLDNS, from the coding sequence ATGTCCGATTACCCTGCAGCGTCTTACTATTGCATTCATAACGCCAACCTATCGGACGAGAGCCTGTTGCACGATGATCGCGGATCGATCAGCGCTGCTTTTTCGCAAAGCGTGCATTCTCTTCTTCGTAAAACCGATCTGACAAGCCCGTCACTGGTTGTTGCATTGAGTGGCGGTCTTGATTCGGCTGTGCTGCTTCATCTCTGTTCGCAATTATCCATTCCGTGCCGTGCCGTGCATATTAATCATCAGTTGCAATCCCATTCGTCAGGCTGGCAAGCCTTTTGTCGCGATTTATGCCGGCAATGGTCGATTCCTTTTAAATCGATTAATGTTTGTATTACCTCTCGTAATCGTCAGGGGTTGGAGGCTGTAGCACGTCAAGCACGCTATCAGGCATTGTTTTCCGATCTTGCCGAGAACGAGGTCCTGTTGACCGCGCACCACGAAAACGATCAGGCGGAAACTTTTTTACTGAACAGCCTGCGGCAAACCGGAATCGGTGGTTTGTCCGCCATGCCCGAAATTCAACGAAAGCGGCAGAAATGGTTACTCAGGCCTTTATTGACTTTTTCCCGAAATGACTTGAGTGCCTACGCCAAAGTCGAAAACCTTCAGTGGATCGAGGATCCAAGTAACGCAGACTTAATGTTTCGTCGTAACTGGCTGAGACGGAAGATTGTGCCTGAACTGCAACAAGAAGTTCCCGGTGCGGTACATAACCTTGCGGAAACTGCCAAAAACGCTCAGGAAAGCCAAGATCTGCTTGAACGTTTAGCTCGACTGCAGTTGCAACCCGAGCTTGCAACGGCACTGTACCTGGAAAAACATCCAGAGCTGGATTGGCCGGAACATAAGAATCTAGTGCAATACTGGCTTAAGCATCTTGCGGGGAATAAAATTCTTGTCAATCGCGTGCATTTTGCATGGCTCGAACAATACTGGTATCGGCCGTTTACCGGAAAGAATCACCGGCTTGCTTATAAGTTACCGCAAGGGCTTGAATTTAGAATCTACAAAGATCGGCTGTATCTGCTCAAGGAGCCTGAAACAAAGGCGTTTAATGCTTCAGTATTTAGCGCTGCTTTATTGTCGCCGGGCACGAAAGTCGAGTCGCGCTGGTGCTTTTGGGGGTCTGGGCAGCTTAATAGGGCGCCGCAGGTTGCGGATATTCGTCCTTTGTCCGAGGTGAAAACACACAGCGCATTCCCGTTTTCCAAGAAAGATCTGAAGAATTTTTTTCAGGAGCAGAAAATCCCTTACTGGGAAAGGATAGACTGGCCGGTATTGGTTTCGCGTGAATATATGCATGAGTCTAATAGCGATGAAAACGGTTTTAGCGTGCTGGGATTAAGAAAGTCATCGGGCGATAACTGTAATCTCGGCGGCTTCGATCAGGTTGCATTATGGCAATGGCTGGGCTTGCTTTCCGAAGGCATGGAAATTCCGCTGCTC
- a CDS encoding DUF481 domain-containing protein, translating to MHLNRHNSTTKRSGIVLSTLLAATLASPVMADGLSGSGELGYSDSDGNTVSTSLYGSLKAKYTQPVYEVKTLIEANYKSENDIQTQERYLLDAQMNRFYNEAHNYYSFVGARFEKSKFEGVDLDATYTLGLGKELYKTTSTQFLVELGVGYQTIDYSDDFGNGSEDQVIGRFKAEVTHKLTQYADFSQDVTATFGEANTKTEANTAVKVKMAEKLRLSVGYKYRHNSDPADGALKLDTQTLVTLVYDF from the coding sequence ATGCACTTAAACCGTCACAATTCCACAACTAAACGATCCGGCATCGTTCTATCCACTTTACTGGCGGCCACACTGGCGAGCCCGGTCATGGCTGACGGCCTTAGCGGATCCGGTGAACTCGGTTACAGCGATTCCGACGGAAACACTGTCAGCACTTCACTCTACGGGTCATTAAAAGCCAAATACACTCAGCCGGTGTACGAAGTAAAAACACTGATCGAAGCCAACTATAAGTCTGAAAATGATATCCAGACCCAAGAGCGTTATTTGCTAGATGCACAGATGAACCGTTTCTACAACGAAGCACACAACTACTACAGCTTCGTGGGCGCACGTTTTGAAAAGAGTAAATTTGAAGGTGTTGATCTGGACGCTACCTATACGCTAGGTTTGGGTAAAGAGTTGTACAAGACAACCAGCACCCAGTTCCTTGTTGAATTGGGTGTGGGTTACCAGACCATTGATTACTCCGACGATTTCGGCAACGGATCTGAAGACCAGGTAATCGGTCGCTTTAAAGCCGAGGTCACCCATAAATTGACCCAATACGCGGACTTCTCGCAGGATGTAACCGCTACCTTTGGTGAAGCCAACACGAAAACCGAAGCCAATACCGCCGTCAAAGTCAAAATGGCGGAGAAACTGCGTCTAAGCGTCGGTTACAAATACCGTCATA